TAAAATTGTGTTTCTGCATCAGGTACACGAAGGGCCAGCTTCACAAAGTTACGGCCTTCAGGTCGCCGCCTTGGCGGGTGTACCAAAAAGCGTGATCAAGGCCGCAAAAACCCACCTGCATCAATTGGAAAACCAAAGCGTTGCCCAACAGCAGGCGACTCAGCCGTCCGACTTCCCGGTTCAGCAATTCGATCTGTTCAGTGCCCCCGACCCGCGCTGTGAAAACATCCAACAGCGACTGCAGGAGATCGATCCAAACGACCTGTCTCCACGTCAGGCGTTAGAGATACTCTACGAACTGAAACAACTTGAATCCAAACACGATTAAAACAAGGAATCCGCATGCAGCAAGCGATGATTGCAGAAATCGATCAAGAAAATTTTCAGGAACTGGTTATCCACGCCTCATCCAAATTTCCGGTTTTTCTGCACTTCTGGTCCCCACAAGATGCCATGAGCCAGGAAGCTAACCGTCTACTTGAAACACTGGCCCAGCGTTACGCAGGAAAATGGATTTTGGCCAAACTCAACACCGCCGCCCAAAGCGAACTGAGCCAGCGCTTCGGCGCACCGCGGACCCCGATGGTCAAGATCATCGAGAACGCGGCAGCGGTTCGCCAGATCGATGGTCTGAAAAGCGAACAGGAATACCAGACTCTGATCGAGGAATTCATCAACCAAGACCCATCGGAAATCCTCCGCAAGCAGGCTGCTCAGGCTTATGCTACGGGCGATACCGAACTGACTGAAAACAAGTTGAAACAAGCTGTTCAGACCAATCCGGAGAACGATAAATCCCATCTAGACCTGACTCAGCTGTACTTTCGTCAAGGACGACTGGACGAAGCGCAGCAACTGTTCGAGGCTTTACCTGAAAGCAGTCGCCAAACACCTCAAGGCATTTATATTTCCGGATTATTTTTTTTCCGGCAAGTTGCCGATACCCTTCCCGACCCGGCCGAGATTCAACGGCGCATTCAAATCTCTCAAGACGATGGCGACGCTTTGTTCGCCCTCAGCGGCTACTTACTGATCAACGGGCATGAGGAAAAAGCTCTGCAGACCCTGATGAAACTCTATGTTCTGGAGAAAAGCGACGAGAATTCGCGCGCGCAGCAGGCGCTTTTAAAAGCTTTTGAAATGCTGAACACTGCGGCACCGCAACTGGTTGCAAGCTATCGCAGAAAATATCAGAATTTACTCTATTAAACCGATACAATCTAAATAACCAGCCGCCGCAAACCCGGCTAAACCAAACATCGAGCAGAAGAAGCTTGAAAATCAAAGGAGTGATTTGTGGAACTCAAGAATTCTGAAAACAGCTACGGCGTCATCAGCCGAGCCAATCACTGGCTCTCAGCGGTGCTTTTTATCGGCTTGATCTTTCTGGGCATTTATATGCATGAACTGGAAAAAAGCCCCGAAAAATTTGCGCTTTACGATCTGCACAAATCCTTGGGAATCGGTTTATTCATCTTGATGATTCTTCGTCTGCTCTGGCTAAAAATCAGCCCGAACCCTGAACAACTTTCCAAAACCCGGTTTGAACACATTCTAGGTCATGCCACCAAAGGCCTGCTTTATCTGGCGATGTTGATGCTGCCGATTTCCGGCTGGGTCATGTCCAATTCAGGCGGGCACGAAGTTGCGTTTTTCGATCTGTTTACCCTGCCAAGCATTGTCGGTGAAAATCACGATATCCACGAAATTGCCGAAGGCATTCACGAAATCGGAAAATGGATGCTGTTACTCATCCTGTTGCATATTGCCGGTGCCTTGAAACATCATTTTATTTATAAGGATTCGACACTGATGAGAATGCTGGGGCGCAAATAAGCGCTCGCCGAATAATGATTGCCCGCCTTCAGGCGGGAATCCCCGACTCGCTTTACCCAAAACACTGAAAAACTATGCAAATCGATCAATTAAAAAATACCACTCTCTGCCTGGGTGTTGCCGGAAATTTTGCCGGCCACCTGGAACAGGCCGGCGAAACACCAGACTTTGTCAATGTTAAGACACAAAGCGCCACGGCACCCAAAGGCATATTTCCATACTATGTGCCGGGCAATCCGCAGCAGATCGGTGTTTTCCCACTGGCCGACAAGCGCATTCAATACCCAACGGATTTAGCCGAAGACGCTCATTTGCAAGCTGAACCGGAAGTCTGCGTCCTGTTCGACGCTCATTATGAATTTGGCAAAATCACCGAATTAAAGCCCCGGTTTTTTGCCGCTTTCAACGACTGCTCAATCCGCAAACCCGGAGCCAAGAAAATCAGCGAGAAGAAGAATTGGGGAGAGGCAACCAAAGGCATTGCAGGACAATTTCTACCGGTAACCTCGCT
Above is a genomic segment from Thiomicrorhabdus sp. containing:
- a CDS encoding tetratricopeptide repeat protein, producing the protein MQQAMIAEIDQENFQELVIHASSKFPVFLHFWSPQDAMSQEANRLLETLAQRYAGKWILAKLNTAAQSELSQRFGAPRTPMVKIIENAAAVRQIDGLKSEQEYQTLIEEFINQDPSEILRKQAAQAYATGDTELTENKLKQAVQTNPENDKSHLDLTQLYFRQGRLDEAQQLFEALPESSRQTPQGIYISGLFFFRQVADTLPDPAEIQRRIQISQDDGDALFALSGYLLINGHEEKALQTLMKLYVLEKSDENSRAQQALLKAFEMLNTAAPQLVASYRRKYQNLLY
- a CDS encoding cytochrome b; this translates as MELKNSENSYGVISRANHWLSAVLFIGLIFLGIYMHELEKSPEKFALYDLHKSLGIGLFILMILRLLWLKISPNPEQLSKTRFEHILGHATKGLLYLAMLMLPISGWVMSNSGGHEVAFFDLFTLPSIVGENHDIHEIAEGIHEIGKWMLLLILLHIAGALKHHFIYKDSTLMRMLGRK
- a CDS encoding DUF5718 family protein, coding for MQIDQLKNTTLCLGVAGNFAGHLEQAGETPDFVNVKTQSATAPKGIFPYYVPGNPQQIGVFPLADKRIQYPTDLAEDAHLQAEPEVCVLFDAHYEFGKITELKPRFFAAFNDCSIRKPGAKKISEKKNWGEATKGIAGQFLPVTSLAEGGELDTYRIASFLERNGEIHAYGNDSAVTSYSYFHQQLMQWMIDKLNHQADFGPLENLNQLVHQSGFPKQIMVSLGATTYTEFGESVFLQPGDRIAIYVYNNQKHTPEQIAAHAHGTPLELNDCSLLRQEIV